In Nitrosococcus oceani ATCC 19707, the following proteins share a genomic window:
- a CDS encoding malic enzyme-like NAD(P)-binding protein: protein MATALGYHAEPRPGKLEISITKPCATQQQLSLAYSPGVSVPVGAIVADPEAVYRYTAKGNLVAVITDGSAVLGLGNTGPLASKPVMEGKAVLFKSFAGLDAIDIEVEAESPEAFVDTVARISPTFGGINLEDIAAPHCFMIEQALIERLDIPVLHDDQHGTAITIAAALQNALELQGKSLPEARIVCVGAGAAGIATLRLLVALGLDQENILLVDRQGVIREESQAPHSYCRPFISSSPKRTLEEAIEGADVFIGVAAPNLLTMEMLKSMASRPIVFALSNPDPEIDPGLAHAARDDLILATGRTDYPNQVNNVLVFPFLFRAALNVRARCINDAMKLAAVRALVELTKEPVPKQVLEAYGEQQLAFGANYILPKPLDPRLREFVTMAITQAAIESGIARI, encoded by the coding sequence ATGGCGACTGCCTTAGGCTATCATGCGGAGCCGCGGCCTGGAAAATTGGAGATCAGTATTACCAAGCCTTGCGCGACACAGCAGCAGTTGAGTTTAGCCTATAGTCCTGGAGTTTCTGTACCGGTGGGAGCTATTGTGGCTGATCCTGAAGCTGTCTATCGTTATACCGCTAAGGGTAATTTGGTTGCGGTAATTACCGATGGCAGCGCCGTATTGGGGTTGGGAAATACAGGTCCTTTGGCCAGCAAACCCGTGATGGAAGGCAAGGCGGTTTTGTTTAAGTCTTTCGCCGGGCTAGATGCTATCGATATCGAAGTAGAGGCGGAGTCTCCCGAGGCCTTCGTGGATACAGTAGCCCGTATCTCACCGACTTTTGGCGGAATCAATCTGGAGGATATTGCCGCACCTCACTGTTTTATGATCGAGCAAGCCCTTATTGAGCGTCTGGATATCCCGGTTCTGCATGATGACCAGCATGGTACGGCCATCACAATTGCGGCAGCGCTTCAAAATGCCCTGGAATTGCAGGGAAAATCTTTACCAGAGGCCCGAATCGTTTGTGTGGGTGCTGGGGCGGCTGGGATTGCAACGCTTCGGCTGCTGGTTGCCCTAGGTCTGGATCAGGAGAACATTTTACTCGTTGATCGCCAAGGGGTTATTCGCGAAGAGAGCCAAGCACCGCATTCTTATTGCCGTCCTTTTATCTCTTCCTCGCCAAAGCGTACCCTAGAAGAAGCGATAGAGGGGGCGGATGTCTTTATTGGCGTGGCGGCTCCCAATCTGTTGACTATGGAGATGCTAAAATCCATGGCTTCACGCCCTATTGTCTTTGCACTTTCTAACCCGGATCCAGAGATAGATCCAGGTTTAGCCCATGCCGCTCGTGATGATTTAATCTTGGCTACCGGCCGCACCGACTATCCCAACCAGGTAAATAATGTATTAGTTTTTCCTTTCTTGTTCCGCGCTGCCCTCAATGTTCGTGCCCGATGCATTAATGATGCAATGAAGCTTGCGGCAGTGCGAGCATTGGTTGAGCTGACAAAGGAGCCAGTTCCCAAACAAGTGCTTGAAGCTTATGGCGAGCAGCAACTTGCTTTCGGAGCCAATTACATTCTTCCCAAGCCACTGGATCCCCGTTTAAGAGAGTTTGTGACGATGGCTATTACTCAAGCAGCCATTGAGTCGGGGATAGCACGAATTTAA
- a CDS encoding pilus assembly protein PilM: MLNSLVRVSNNWLNFRDNSLSYFLRKSPSLLGIDISSSAIKLLELSRKGERICVENYAIEALPPHTVVENKIENVEALGETIKRAVKRSGTRTKKVAAAVTGSAVITKTISVPNALSNRELESHIELEAGQYIPYPLEEVNLDFAVLGPSEKDSERVDVLLAACRSENIESRVASLELAGLTPAVIDVEAYAMEKVFPLIAGQMSSRGKGQTIAVVDAGATLTTINVLHDYKIIYTREQIFGGNQLTEEIQRRYGLSYEEANLAKRQGGLPDNYIPEILDPFKKSIAQQVSRAFQFFFSSTQYNDVDHVILAGGCASIPGVDELIEHMVGTAVSVANPFSDMVLGSQIEAKALRNDAPALMTSCGLALRSFD; encoded by the coding sequence ATGCTTAATTCATTGGTTCGTGTTAGCAATAATTGGTTGAACTTTAGGGACAACTCATTGAGCTATTTTCTCCGAAAATCCCCTTCTTTGTTGGGAATAGATATCAGTTCTTCCGCTATTAAATTGCTTGAGCTCAGCCGAAAGGGAGAGCGTATTTGTGTAGAAAATTATGCGATTGAAGCTTTGCCGCCTCATACCGTAGTTGAGAATAAAATTGAAAATGTAGAAGCGCTGGGTGAAACAATTAAAAGGGCGGTTAAACGTTCGGGAACACGGACTAAGAAGGTGGCTGCCGCCGTCACTGGATCAGCGGTGATTACTAAGACCATCTCAGTTCCAAATGCTCTTTCAAATAGGGAGCTGGAAAGTCATATTGAGCTAGAGGCAGGGCAATATATTCCCTATCCACTAGAAGAAGTTAATCTAGATTTTGCAGTACTGGGACCTTCAGAAAAAGATTCTGAAAGGGTAGATGTATTGCTTGCTGCTTGCCGTAGCGAAAACATTGAATCGCGAGTAGCATCGTTGGAGTTAGCAGGTTTAACGCCGGCAGTAATCGATGTCGAAGCTTATGCTATGGAAAAAGTTTTTCCTTTGATTGCGGGTCAGATGTCAAGCCGGGGGAAAGGGCAAACTATTGCCGTTGTTGACGCGGGGGCAACGCTAACTACTATTAATGTATTGCATGATTATAAAATTATCTATACGCGAGAGCAGATCTTTGGCGGTAATCAGCTTACGGAAGAAATACAAAGGCGGTACGGCTTGTCCTATGAGGAGGCTAATTTAGCGAAGCGCCAGGGGGGGTTGCCGGATAATTATATTCCCGAGATTTTAGATCCTTTCAAAAAATCAATCGCGCAACAGGTTAGCCGCGCTTTCCAATTTTTCTTCTCTTCAACCCAGTATAACGATGTTGACCATGTGATATTAGCAGGTGGATGTGCCTCTATTCCAGGCGTGGATGAGTTGATTGAGCATATGGTGGGTACGGCTGTTTCGGTCGCTAATCCTTTTTCTGATATGGTGCTGGGATCTCAGATAGAAGCTAAAGCGCTACGCAATGATGCTCCAGCTTTAATGACTTCTTGTGGCTTGGCACTTAGGAGTTTCGACTAA
- a CDS encoding PilN domain-containing protein, translating to MVRINLLPWREAQRKEREKRFHLALGLAAVLAAGTVFYINSYINGLIENQIQRNKYLQDQIAIVDKKIRKIKDLEKEKKKLLARMEIIQQLQSSRPQIVHVFDKIVRALPDGIYLESIKRQEHTNMLNGVATSNARVSVLMRNLDASPVFRNPRLDVIQRTGNKQRSVRKFTLRVDENPQLSDSNESMGTL from the coding sequence ATGGTCCGCATCAACCTACTGCCTTGGCGGGAAGCTCAGCGCAAGGAACGGGAAAAACGATTTCACCTTGCTTTAGGTCTTGCCGCGGTTCTCGCAGCCGGTACAGTTTTTTATATTAACTCATATATTAACGGTTTAATAGAAAATCAAATTCAGAGAAATAAATATTTGCAAGATCAGATAGCTATTGTAGATAAAAAAATACGCAAGATTAAGGATTTGGAAAAAGAAAAAAAGAAACTTCTTGCACGTATGGAAATAATTCAGCAGCTTCAGAGTAGCCGTCCCCAAATTGTCCATGTTTTCGATAAGATAGTACGAGCTCTGCCTGATGGAATTTATCTAGAAAGCATAAAACGCCAAGAACATACCAATATGCTAAATGGTGTGGCCACCTCAAACGCGCGTGTTTCTGTCCTTATGCGTAATTTAGATGCTTCTCCAGTATTTAGAAATCCTAGATTAGACGTCATCCAGAGAACGGGAAATAAACAACGATCCGTACGTAAATTTACGCTCCGTGTAGATGAGAATCCACAACTTTCGGATAGTAATGAAAGCATGGGGACACTGTAA
- a CDS encoding TrkH family potassium uptake protein produces the protein MQLAVVQRILGLLLALFSTAMLPPVIVSLFYRDGAGAEFLIAFGLILGIGLLCWLPVRNYRQELRLRDGFVVVVMFWVVLSLSGALPLFLTAEPRLSFTDAVFESVSGLTTTGATVITGLDNLPKSVLFYRQELQWLGGMGIVVLAVAILPMLGIGGMQLYRAEIPGPMKTTKLTPRIAETAKALWLIYLGLTIACATAYWIAGMTLFDAVGHSFSTIAIGGFSTHDASMGYFNSPLIEMIAVFFMLLAGVNFSLHFLAWRHRTVGHYWQDEEFRTYLSVLAGVAALTSSYLWITHSFDNPLLALQHGIFHTVSIGTTTGFTSSDYYSWPGFLPILLLMTSYIGGCAASTAGGMKVIRILLLYKQGVREIKRLIHPSAIIPIKIGSKSLPDRIVEGVGGFMAVYVACFIVMYLLLLATGLDMITSFSAVTACLNNLGPGLGQVGAHYEVINAASKWVLCFAMLLGRLEIFTLLVILSPTFWRR, from the coding sequence ATGCAGCTTGCCGTGGTTCAGCGGATTTTAGGGTTGTTGCTGGCCCTCTTTAGTACCGCTATGCTTCCGCCAGTCATAGTTTCCCTATTTTACCGGGATGGTGCGGGGGCCGAGTTTCTAATCGCCTTTGGCCTGATACTAGGCATTGGTTTGCTGTGTTGGCTACCGGTACGTAATTATCGGCAGGAGCTACGGCTGCGTGATGGGTTTGTGGTAGTAGTTATGTTCTGGGTGGTTTTAAGTCTTTCTGGAGCTTTGCCCCTTTTTTTAACCGCTGAGCCCCGCTTGTCTTTTACTGATGCTGTATTCGAGTCCGTTTCTGGCCTGACGACTACCGGAGCTACGGTGATTACCGGGCTCGATAACTTGCCTAAATCCGTGTTGTTTTATCGGCAAGAATTGCAGTGGTTAGGGGGCATGGGTATTGTGGTTTTGGCGGTAGCTATTTTGCCCATGCTGGGTATTGGTGGCATGCAGCTTTACCGGGCAGAAATTCCAGGCCCCATGAAAACGACCAAGCTTACCCCCCGTATTGCTGAGACGGCTAAAGCCCTGTGGTTGATTTATCTAGGTTTGACGATAGCTTGTGCGACCGCTTATTGGATAGCGGGTATGACCCTATTCGATGCTGTTGGCCACAGTTTTTCAACGATTGCTATTGGCGGTTTTTCTACCCATGATGCCAGCATGGGCTATTTTAATAGTCCACTTATTGAGATGATCGCGGTATTTTTTATGCTGCTTGCTGGGGTCAATTTTTCCCTCCATTTTCTTGCCTGGCGCCATCGGACGGTAGGCCATTACTGGCAAGATGAGGAATTTCGGACTTATCTATCCGTGCTTGCTGGGGTCGCGGCATTGACTTCCAGTTATCTCTGGATAACACATAGCTTCGATAATCCGCTTTTGGCCCTCCAGCATGGTATTTTTCATACGGTCTCTATTGGTACTACCACCGGATTTACCTCTAGTGACTATTATAGCTGGCCCGGTTTCCTTCCTATTCTGCTATTGATGACCAGTTATATCGGTGGGTGTGCCGCTTCTACCGCTGGTGGTATGAAGGTTATTCGTATTTTATTGCTTTATAAGCAAGGGGTGCGGGAGATCAAGCGGTTGATTCACCCAAGCGCCATCATACCTATCAAAATTGGGAGTAAAAGCTTACCAGATAGGATTGTAGAGGGGGTAGGCGGGTTTATGGCGGTCTATGTGGCCTGTTTTATCGTGATGTATTTGCTGTTGCTAGCGACAGGGTTAGATATGATTACCTCGTTTTCCGCGGTAACCGCGTGTCTCAATAATTTAGGCCCTGGATTGGGTCAAGTGGGCGCTCATTACGAGGTTATTAATGCCGCCTCTAAATGGGTGTTGTGTTTTGCGATGTTGTTGGGCCGCTTAGAAATTTTTACCCTACTGGTTATTCTGAGCCCAACCTTTTGGCGTCGATAA
- a CDS encoding type 4a pilus biogenesis protein PilO, which translates to MNLSDFNELDFSEIGDWPTVAKAIAVLLIFASVVGGGYWFFTKDEILQLEDFKKKEPGLKATFEAKQAKAANLESYEKQMEEMKLSFGTMLRQLPSKTEVADLLVDISQTGLSSGLEFEFFKPSSELPADFYAELPIQIRVIGNYHQFGEFVSKVAALPRIVTLHNFAIENQDKESGKLAMDITAKTYRYFAEDETTAATRN; encoded by the coding sequence ATGAATTTATCAGATTTTAATGAACTTGATTTCAGTGAGATAGGTGATTGGCCGACTGTGGCGAAAGCCATTGCAGTGCTGTTGATTTTTGCTTCAGTGGTAGGTGGTGGTTATTGGTTTTTTACTAAAGATGAAATTTTGCAACTCGAAGACTTTAAAAAAAAAGAACCAGGATTAAAAGCTACCTTTGAAGCTAAGCAAGCAAAGGCGGCAAACTTAGAATCCTACGAGAAGCAAATGGAAGAAATGAAACTTTCTTTTGGCACGATGTTACGGCAATTACCTAGTAAGACAGAAGTTGCTGATCTGTTAGTCGATATCTCTCAAACAGGATTGTCCAGTGGGTTGGAGTTTGAATTTTTTAAGCCGAGTTCGGAATTACCAGCAGATTTTTATGCCGAACTACCCATTCAGATTCGGGTTATTGGTAATTACCACCAATTTGGAGAGTTTGTGAGCAAGGTGGCAGCTCTTCCCCGCATTGTAACTTTACATAATTTTGCTATCGAAAATCAGGATAAGGAGTCGGGAAAGTTGGCTATGGATATTACTGCTAAAACTTACCGTTACTTTGCCGAAGATGAGACTACGGCTGCGACAAGGAACTGA
- the rpmE gene encoding 50S ribosomal protein L31: MRQDIHPKYSEITVTCSCGNSFSTRSTAGKDFHIEVCSACHPFYTGKQKLLDTAGRVDKFRQRYNLKS, encoded by the coding sequence ATGAGGCAGGATATTCATCCCAAGTACAGCGAAATTACGGTGACTTGTAGCTGCGGTAATAGTTTTAGTACCCGCTCGACTGCAGGCAAGGATTTTCATATAGAAGTTTGTTCTGCTTGCCACCCCTTCTATACTGGTAAGCAGAAGCTATTGGACACTGCGGGTCGGGTAGATAAATTCCGCCAAAGATACAATTTAAAATCTTAA
- the pilQ gene encoding type IV pilus secretin PilQ — translation MKPAHKIVPHDSRKAYRERCFLPALIGLLLLCWLPCITFAATKLQGIEYSSLPGEGVQLRLEFSAPVAEPTFFAIDDPARIVLDFPRVKIGTVRQSQVIGAGMTRSVTMVEAADRTRVVVNLVQSVPFETRVDKNFVYVTVNGFPAAASAEKSGAAPTGRHLIKNIDFRRGEAGEGRVIVSLSDIRTPVDIREEGKRIIVDFINTALPNELERRLDVLDFATPVKLVDTFTKNQNVRMVITPANVEHEYLSYQSDDTLVVELKPLTKKEKELARKKEFGYVGEKLSLNFQSIEVRSVLQLIADFTGLNLVASDTVQGSVTLRLKNVPWDQALDIILRTKGLAMRRMGNVVLVAPSQEIADREKLELEARKQVEELAPLGSEFIQVNFAKASNLAALIQSEENSLLSPRGHATFDERTNTLLVMDTADRLAALRKLVASLDIPVRQVLIESRVVIASSDFSRDLGVRFGLSGRGDTSGTFDQATTSGSLNGTTQIINRETLELQDRLNVNFPVTKKDAAKIALALTNLPLGALLELELSALQAEGRGEVISNPRVITSNQKEAIIEQGTEIPYQRASSSGATSVSFKKAVLSLTVTPQITPDDRIIMDLGVTKDSVGKVFNGVPSINTRKVATQVLVNNGQTVVLGGIYEQEKNRAVRRIPFLGDLPYAGILFRDKSEFNNKRELLIFVTPKIIKEGARL, via the coding sequence ATGAAGCCGGCGCATAAAATCGTTCCACATGATTCGAGGAAAGCGTACAGAGAACGCTGTTTCCTGCCTGCCTTGATAGGGTTGCTGCTTCTGTGTTGGCTGCCCTGTATAACCTTTGCCGCTACCAAATTGCAGGGCATTGAATACTCATCTTTACCCGGTGAGGGTGTTCAACTTCGGTTGGAGTTCTCAGCGCCTGTTGCTGAGCCTACATTTTTTGCAATTGATGACCCTGCTCGCATCGTACTAGATTTCCCCAGGGTCAAAATTGGTACAGTGCGTCAGTCCCAGGTGATTGGAGCAGGGATGACGCGCAGTGTCACTATGGTAGAGGCAGCTGATCGCACCCGGGTTGTCGTTAATTTAGTTCAGAGCGTACCTTTTGAAACTCGAGTGGATAAAAACTTCGTTTATGTTACCGTGAACGGTTTTCCTGCTGCCGCCTCGGCTGAAAAAAGTGGCGCTGCTCCTACTGGACGTCATTTAATCAAAAATATCGACTTTCGGCGAGGCGAAGCCGGTGAAGGCCGGGTTATTGTATCCCTCTCAGATATCCGGACCCCAGTGGATATCCGAGAGGAGGGGAAACGTATTATTGTTGATTTTATTAATACGGCGCTACCCAATGAGCTTGAGCGGCGTCTCGATGTTTTGGACTTTGCGACGCCGGTTAAACTCGTCGATACTTTTACCAAGAATCAGAATGTTCGTATGGTGATTACTCCGGCAAATGTTGAACATGAGTATCTTTCTTATCAGTCTGACGATACGCTGGTTGTCGAGCTTAAACCGCTTACTAAAAAGGAAAAGGAATTAGCTAGGAAAAAAGAATTCGGTTATGTGGGCGAAAAACTTTCCCTGAATTTCCAGAGCATTGAAGTTCGATCCGTATTGCAGTTGATTGCCGATTTCACGGGTCTTAACCTGGTGGCAAGTGATACGGTACAAGGGAGTGTGACGTTGCGGCTTAAAAATGTACCCTGGGATCAAGCCCTGGATATTATTTTGAGAACCAAGGGGTTAGCTATGCGCCGTATGGGTAACGTCGTTTTGGTCGCGCCGAGCCAAGAGATTGCCGACCGTGAAAAGTTGGAGTTGGAAGCCAGAAAACAGGTGGAAGAACTAGCGCCCCTAGGCTCTGAGTTTATCCAGGTTAATTTTGCCAAGGCTAGCAATCTTGCTGCGCTTATTCAATCGGAGGAAAACTCTCTTTTGTCGCCACGGGGTCATGCGACGTTCGATGAACGGACCAATACTCTATTGGTTATGGATACGGCAGATAGGCTTGCTGCGCTTCGAAAGCTAGTTGCTAGCTTGGATATTCCAGTACGGCAAGTGCTTATTGAATCTCGTGTGGTTATTGCAAGTAGCGATTTTAGTAGAGATTTAGGCGTTCGTTTTGGTTTGAGCGGACGAGGAGACACTAGTGGGACTTTCGATCAAGCAACGACTTCAGGTTCATTGAATGGTACGACTCAGATTATCAATCGGGAAACTCTGGAGCTTCAGGATCGGCTAAATGTCAATTTTCCTGTGACCAAAAAGGACGCAGCGAAGATTGCCCTTGCTTTGACGAATCTGCCCCTAGGCGCTTTACTAGAATTAGAGCTTTCAGCGCTTCAGGCGGAAGGGCGCGGCGAAGTAATTTCTAACCCGCGGGTTATTACCTCTAATCAAAAAGAAGCCATAATTGAGCAGGGTACCGAAATTCCCTATCAGCGGGCTTCCTCTAGCGGGGCTACCTCTGTATCTTTTAAAAAGGCAGTGCTTAGCTTAACGGTGACTCCTCAAATTACCCCTGATGACAGGATCATTATGGATCTCGGTGTAACGAAGGATAGCGTAGGTAAAGTGTTTAACGGGGTGCCGAGTATTAATACCCGTAAGGTCGCCACTCAGGTGTTGGTAAATAACGGTCAAACAGTTGTGCTCGGCGGAATTTACGAGCAAGAGAAGAATCGGGCGGTTCGGCGGATACCTTTTCTTGGAGATTTACCGTATGCGGGAATCTTATTTCGCGATAAATCAGAGTTTAACAACAAAAGAGAACTGCTTATATTTGTGACCCCCAAGATTATCAAGGAGGGAGCAAGACTGTAA
- a CDS encoding pilus assembly protein PilP: MSYTRHIKRWTILNRQVGIASLLGIFSVTLSGCNDEEMIDLKQYVQQVKSRPRGIIESLPEIKPHETFIYQAAELRNPFVSAVVDLPLETIAQASPTLENTLKPNLKRHKEILEEYALESLRMVGMLEQGMEIWAIIRASDGILYRVKKGNHIGRNYGKITHINEEKIEFTEIVPDEQGGWLTRQNMLALAE, encoded by the coding sequence ATGAGCTATACGAGGCATATTAAAAGGTGGACGATATTGAATCGTCAGGTAGGAATTGCAAGTTTGCTTGGTATCTTCTCTGTAACATTATCAGGTTGTAATGATGAAGAGATGATAGATCTGAAGCAATATGTGCAGCAGGTGAAATCTCGCCCTCGGGGAATTATTGAATCCTTGCCAGAAATAAAACCCCACGAAACCTTTATCTATCAAGCAGCAGAACTTCGCAACCCCTTTGTCTCTGCCGTCGTAGATCTTCCGTTGGAAACCATCGCGCAGGCCAGCCCCACGCTTGAAAATACCCTTAAACCTAACCTAAAGCGGCATAAAGAGATTTTGGAGGAATATGCTCTCGAGTCTCTCAGAATGGTTGGTATGCTTGAACAGGGAATGGAAATTTGGGCCATTATACGTGCCTCTGATGGGATTTTATACCGTGTAAAAAAAGGCAATCATATAGGACGAAACTATGGAAAGATTACTCATATTAATGAAGAAAAAATTGAATTCACCGAAATTGTTCCTGACGAACAAGGTGGTTGGTTAACACGCCAGAATATGCTGGCATTAGCGGAATAA
- a CDS encoding penicillin-binding protein 1A, with product MTYLLRLFRWMVLLLLTATTVGILVAVGMYFYLLPQLPSTDTLKNIHLQVPLRIYSHDKKLIAQYGEKRRIPLAFEQFPDLLVKAILAAEDDRFYEHPGVDYQGILRAALYLVKTGKKAQGGSTITMQVARNFFLSREKTYLRKFNEILLALQIERELSKQDIIELYLNKIYLGNRAYGAAAAAQVYYGTTLDKLELSQLAMIAGLPKAPSRYNPIANQKRALLRRNYVLRRMREVGYIDPETYQDAAAQPATAKFHELPIELNAPFVAEMARSQMFEKYGSDIYTAGYNVYTTIKAEHQKAANDALRKALLDYDRRHGFRGPERHIELPVDAGEIFYQQALSQRRLANGLVPALVLATDERTSRIYTKTDGEAMLTWEGLSWAQPYLEVNAVGEKPKQAADILKAGDLIWVEALPKGGWRLAQRPRVEGAIVSLSPYNGNITALSGGFDFYESKFNRATQSQRQPGSSFKPFLYSAALNKGYTAASIINDAPIVLDEPGGPDNAWRPENYSGRFYGPTRLRTALTHSRNLVSIRLLRAIGIDYAIEYIQNFGFKAEQLPQSLSLALGSGSASPLEMARGFAVFANGGYLIEPYLIERTENADGKIIFRSRPAQVCQRCEKIKTERTQAYNPTLTADLLNTESAQFNPAPRAITAQNAYLINSMLHDVIRHGTGRRAKKLGRNDLAGKTGTTNDQHDAWFSGFNPELVAVCWVGFDQPESLGSLETGARVALPMWINYMGTVLDGTPEKPFIPPKGMVTVRIDPETGLLADSNASDAIFETFIAGHAPTRYDDSSSEGSDGSTKTDTPVAERLF from the coding sequence ATGACATATCTCCTTCGCCTATTCCGCTGGATGGTGCTCTTGTTGCTTACCGCCACAACAGTTGGTATCCTTGTTGCTGTGGGGATGTATTTTTATCTCTTACCTCAGCTACCCTCTACTGATACTCTTAAGAACATTCATCTCCAAGTTCCCCTCAGAATTTATTCCCACGATAAGAAACTTATTGCTCAATATGGAGAAAAACGCCGTATTCCGCTAGCTTTCGAACAATTTCCAGATCTGCTGGTCAAAGCTATATTGGCTGCAGAGGATGATCGTTTCTATGAGCACCCGGGTGTCGATTATCAAGGTATCCTTCGCGCTGCCTTATATCTGGTAAAAACGGGCAAAAAAGCCCAAGGCGGCAGCACTATTACTATGCAAGTTGCCCGTAATTTTTTCTTAAGTAGAGAAAAAACCTACCTACGTAAATTTAATGAAATACTGCTTGCCCTCCAGATCGAACGAGAACTTAGTAAACAGGACATCATCGAGCTCTATCTAAATAAGATTTACCTTGGCAATCGCGCTTATGGCGCTGCAGCCGCTGCCCAGGTATATTACGGCACGACTCTGGATAAACTTGAGCTATCGCAGCTCGCTATGATTGCTGGTTTACCGAAAGCACCTTCCCGGTATAATCCTATAGCAAACCAGAAACGAGCTCTGCTACGGAGAAATTATGTACTCCGGCGTATGCGTGAAGTTGGATATATAGATCCTGAAACCTATCAGGATGCAGCAGCTCAGCCCGCTACGGCAAAATTTCATGAATTGCCTATCGAGCTAAACGCCCCTTTCGTAGCAGAAATGGCACGAAGCCAAATGTTTGAAAAATATGGCTCTGATATTTATACGGCTGGGTATAATGTTTATACAACAATCAAAGCAGAGCATCAGAAAGCTGCAAATGACGCCTTACGAAAGGCTCTGCTTGACTATGATCGACGGCATGGTTTTCGCGGGCCAGAACGGCATATCGAATTGCCGGTAGACGCCGGCGAGATATTCTATCAGCAGGCTCTCTCGCAACGCAGATTAGCCAATGGTCTAGTGCCAGCCCTGGTACTAGCGACGGACGAACGAACTAGCCGGATTTACACAAAAACCGACGGTGAGGCTATGCTCACCTGGGAAGGGCTATCTTGGGCCCAGCCCTATCTCGAAGTCAACGCAGTCGGGGAAAAACCAAAGCAGGCCGCAGATATTCTCAAAGCAGGGGATCTTATTTGGGTGGAAGCACTACCTAAGGGAGGGTGGCGGCTAGCGCAAAGACCTCGCGTAGAGGGCGCCATTGTGTCACTCTCTCCTTACAATGGAAACATCACCGCGCTTAGTGGGGGCTTTGATTTTTATGAAAGTAAATTTAATCGAGCTACCCAATCTCAACGGCAACCAGGGTCTAGTTTCAAGCCGTTTCTCTATTCCGCTGCCCTCAATAAAGGCTATACTGCCGCGAGCATTATCAATGATGCTCCTATAGTATTGGATGAACCTGGTGGGCCAGACAATGCCTGGCGGCCGGAAAATTATAGCGGACGTTTTTACGGTCCCACGCGTCTTAGAACAGCCTTGACCCACTCCAGAAACCTGGTTTCTATTCGATTGCTGCGGGCCATAGGCATTGATTATGCCATCGAATATATACAAAATTTTGGATTTAAAGCTGAACAATTGCCCCAAAGTTTATCCTTGGCACTAGGCAGCGGTAGTGCTTCTCCTCTAGAGATGGCCCGCGGTTTTGCCGTCTTCGCCAACGGGGGCTATCTTATCGAGCCCTACCTGATTGAGCGAACCGAGAATGCGGATGGAAAAATTATTTTTCGATCGCGCCCAGCCCAAGTTTGCCAACGCTGCGAAAAAATAAAGACGGAACGAACACAAGCCTATAATCCAACCCTCACTGCTGACCTACTAAATACCGAATCCGCTCAATTCAACCCGGCTCCTCGGGCAATCACAGCACAAAATGCCTATCTTATTAACAGCATGTTGCATGATGTTATTCGCCATGGCACGGGACGGCGCGCTAAAAAACTTGGGCGAAATGATTTAGCGGGCAAAACGGGAACAACCAATGATCAACATGACGCTTGGTTTTCTGGCTTTAATCCAGAACTCGTTGCTGTCTGCTGGGTAGGTTTTGATCAGCCCGAATCATTGGGAAGTTTAGAAACAGGCGCCCGGGTAGCGCTTCCAATGTGGATAAACTATATGGGCACCGTGCTCGATGGTACGCCAGAAAAACCTTTTATCCCACCTAAAGGCATGGTAACAGTACGTATTGATCCTGAAACCGGGTTACTCGCGGACTCTAATGCTTCTGATGCTATTTTTGAAACTTTTATTGCTGGACACGCCCCTACCAGATACGATGATTCAAGTAGCGAGGGCAGCGACGGCAGTACAAAGACGGATACCCCCGTTGCCGAACGGTTATTTTAA